One segment of Verrucomicrobiota bacterium DNA contains the following:
- a CDS encoding Ig-like domain-containing protein translates to MVAVIAGIGLLLALNAKGTTEEARLASQMHSLNSAIQIYLASGGDLSGVSDPAVVLTKLKSRATAEQAEQLVGLRDAVVDPRLKFVMMSASEEAGGGERVLWNAANQRFEIATSGAGGIKQLVLDSNIGLDTQSTENRKMPVRMAKVDSWVWDYTEVPIAGWGTPGSESTAPGNAPPGTTGAGGDGGSLAGGPLPGGGPGGSTPGGDPDGPGASGSGVKILQAPHFSVQTGNYASESYPLEVALTDPNGEGLAEIHYSLNDSPWTLYEGPLGVSANSRLSAYCKSIDEGHSDSISVTEYYEAWDHRFSGIVTAQFGCAEGGPTMTVGYSDGETGSAFEFGMPAEGFSTGSLLNFRGQGFNDIRPGQIFRLGTLDYFNGTIWSGTEAERVLLELRLRLTNPVSETGFRYAFELVSTVNQGNSADEDADFVYIPRLSTPFSTTLNGVTYFLELQFGYQGEDGFSSIDTFHVHEGSGAQGMVYGKFTTAPSDHSGLQEEDSLVCAELGDAVEEEPSDQEEQPEQAASGHPCRESQHPADWPAYQDLDLIWETHVNGQGSTKWRVDNPNNVPLDSNPDSKVRYNWYSYSDYHATGTVVQSASAWDNQDPNPLDTAYAKSMKLEWYLVVDGNTSPILGCVIANADGVPLESDLPSQHELSFLSPAEGDEFAEGVDLLVEVLAEDSDGVARVDFFLNDEFVRSEENAPYVWNSADEALRDLQAGEYLLTAEVWDALGNTGEKEIRVSVLEDTTSDTELSFLTPLDGEKFAHQSDLSVEVAASDPEGIARVSLYLNENFIRTEHYAPYDWSSTEDSVLQNLSGGPHVFRAEAEDGEGNVTSTEIVVTIFEPEGEVPAVIFALPSTGELFQEGETLEVEVSASDDDGIASVQLYLNDALVRQEVAAPYEWGADDLALEDLAAGEYVLRAVATDSEGETSSAEIVVSVEEATTGGSYDGYAYQDLEVEWVRHHGQGSSQWRIINPNSSPLQSNPEVKLRYNWKVYRFPHLNGRVRQSGNGWDNPNPNPLNSSYGRSIRVEWYLVIDGEATEILGETTARDEP, encoded by the coding sequence GTGGTAGCGGTCATCGCGGGAATCGGTCTCCTGCTGGCTCTCAACGCCAAGGGGACGACCGAAGAGGCTCGTTTGGCCTCGCAAATGCATTCTCTTAACTCCGCCATCCAAATTTATCTGGCCTCTGGCGGGGATCTTTCGGGAGTTTCTGACCCAGCCGTGGTGCTGACGAAACTCAAGTCCCGAGCCACCGCGGAACAGGCGGAGCAGTTGGTGGGCTTGCGGGATGCGGTGGTCGATCCTCGACTGAAATTTGTCATGATGTCCGCCAGTGAGGAAGCGGGCGGCGGGGAGCGAGTTCTGTGGAATGCTGCGAACCAGCGATTTGAAATCGCCACCAGTGGCGCGGGTGGGATCAAGCAGTTGGTTCTGGATTCCAATATTGGTTTGGACACGCAATCGACGGAAAATCGCAAGATGCCTGTCCGCATGGCCAAGGTGGACAGCTGGGTCTGGGATTACACCGAGGTGCCGATCGCTGGGTGGGGCACTCCCGGGAGCGAGTCGACCGCCCCGGGCAATGCGCCTCCCGGGACCACTGGCGCAGGAGGCGACGGGGGGAGTTTAGCGGGAGGACCTTTGCCCGGCGGTGGCCCAGGGGGAAGCACTCCTGGAGGCGACCCGGATGGCCCAGGCGCAAGCGGCTCGGGCGTCAAGATTTTGCAAGCCCCCCACTTTTCGGTCCAGACGGGGAACTATGCCTCGGAGTCTTATCCGCTGGAGGTGGCTCTGACCGATCCCAATGGAGAAGGGCTGGCTGAGATCCACTATTCCTTGAATGACAGCCCTTGGACGCTCTATGAGGGGCCACTCGGTGTGTCAGCCAATTCGCGTTTGAGTGCCTATTGCAAATCGATCGATGAGGGCCACTCGGATAGCATCTCGGTCACGGAGTATTATGAGGCCTGGGACCATCGCTTCTCGGGGATCGTGACAGCGCAGTTCGGGTGTGCCGAGGGCGGCCCGACCATGACGGTCGGCTATTCGGATGGCGAGACGGGAAGCGCTTTTGAATTTGGAATGCCAGCCGAGGGCTTCTCCACCGGCAGCCTGCTGAATTTCCGAGGGCAGGGGTTCAATGATATCCGCCCCGGGCAGATTTTCCGCTTGGGGACCTTGGATTATTTCAATGGCACCATTTGGTCTGGGACCGAGGCGGAGCGGGTTCTGTTGGAGCTTCGTTTGCGTCTGACCAATCCCGTTTCGGAGACGGGATTTCGCTATGCCTTTGAACTGGTTAGCACCGTCAATCAGGGAAACAGCGCGGATGAGGATGCGGACTTCGTCTACATCCCGCGGCTTTCCACCCCGTTTTCAACTACGCTCAACGGGGTCACCTACTTCCTCGAGTTGCAGTTTGGCTACCAAGGGGAGGACGGATTTTCCAGTATCGACACCTTTCACGTCCACGAGGGCTCCGGCGCTCAAGGCATGGTTTACGGGAAGTTCACGACGGCCCCGTCCGACCACTCAGGCCTGCAAGAAGAAGACAGCTTGGTGTGCGCCGAGCTGGGGGACGCCGTGGAAGAAGAGCCTTCGGACCAAGAAGAGCAGCCAGAGCAGGCTGCAAGCGGTCATCCTTGCCGAGAAAGCCAGCACCCGGCGGACTGGCCCGCCTACCAAGATCTGGATCTGATTTGGGAGACGCATGTCAATGGCCAGGGCTCTACCAAGTGGAGAGTCGACAATCCCAATAACGTGCCCTTGGATTCCAACCCCGATTCGAAGGTTCGATACAATTGGTATTCTTACTCTGACTACCACGCCACTGGCACCGTGGTGCAGTCGGCCAGCGCTTGGGACAACCAGGATCCGAACCCGCTCGACACCGCCTATGCCAAAAGCATGAAGCTGGAGTGGTATTTGGTGGTGGATGGCAACACCTCGCCCATTCTGGGCTGTGTCATTGCCAATGCCGATGGCGTGCCCTTGGAATCTGACCTTCCCTCTCAGCATGAGCTTTCCTTTCTCAGCCCGGCAGAGGGAGATGAATTCGCTGAGGGCGTGGATCTCTTGGTCGAGGTCTTGGCGGAAGATAGCGATGGCGTGGCCCGGGTGGATTTCTTTTTGAACGACGAATTTGTCCGGAGCGAAGAAAACGCCCCTTATGTATGGAACTCTGCCGATGAGGCCCTGCGGGACTTGCAAGCGGGCGAGTATCTCCTGACAGCCGAAGTGTGGGATGCTCTCGGGAACACCGGAGAAAAGGAGATTCGCGTCTCGGTGCTGGAGGACACCACGAGTGATACGGAGCTGTCCTTTCTCACTCCTTTGGACGGGGAGAAGTTCGCCCACCAATCCGACCTCAGCGTCGAAGTGGCCGCCTCGGATCCGGAGGGGATCGCGAGGGTCAGTCTCTACCTCAACGAGAATTTCATTCGGACGGAGCACTACGCACCCTATGATTGGAGCAGCACGGAGGACAGTGTGCTGCAAAATCTCTCAGGAGGCCCGCATGTCTTTCGGGCCGAGGCGGAGGATGGCGAGGGCAATGTGACTTCCACGGAGATCGTGGTCACGATCTTTGAGCCAGAAGGAGAGGTGCCAGCGGTCATCTTCGCCTTGCCAAGCACCGGCGAGCTTTTTCAAGAAGGCGAGACCCTCGAGGTGGAGGTCAGCGCCAGCGACGACGATGGCATCGCCTCGGTGCAGCTTTATCTGAACGATGCCTTAGTCAGGCAGGAGGTGGCAGCTCCCTACGAGTGGGGAGCGGATGATCTGGCGCTCGAGGATCTGGCAGCGGGCGAGTATGTCTTGCGGGCGGTGGCGACCGATAGCGAGGGTGAGACCAGCTCGGCGGAAATCGTGGTCTCCGTCGAAGAAGCGACAACTGGAGGGAGTTACGATGGCTATGCCTACCAGGATCTGGAAGTGGAATGGGTCCGCCATCACGGCCAAGGCAGCTCGCAATGGAGGATCATCAACCCAAATTCTAGCCCTCTGCAATCCAATCCAGAGGTCAAACTCCGCTACAACTGGAAGGTCTATCGCTTCCCCCATCTCAATGGCAGGGTGCGCCAGTCAGGGAATGGCTGGGACAATCCCAACCCCAATCCGCTGAACAGCTCCTACGGCCGCAGCATTCGGGTCGAGTGGTATCTCGTGATCGATGGAGAAGCGACGGAGATTCTTGGCGAGACCACTGCCCGGGACGAGCCCTGA